A region from the Antennarius striatus isolate MH-2024 chromosome 24, ASM4005453v1, whole genome shotgun sequence genome encodes:
- the LOC137591266 gene encoding uncharacterized protein isoform X1, with the protein MGSHGPRRKRIPKRDKQTGENGALNRIAREAEAELAATPAETKATREVKMKELEQQHREGSRTASSLPAFTLNSLGGASSPGGSCDRLFSMETEASVTDIRESLLEMQQKYHQATASNAQLRRDRLALTYQVETLKEELSDMEELLWESRRHCDCTSKALERQRQDHSLLLFHCEWLKEALQRTEELLTASEGKRQISDIVGIERDRLREEVVLLTGLLEKHGVVVTPEIFTNWDTRQGEDEDDVTSGGGDNVLGRVEDQRPEGGVVSTSDELEPLKDNGDTVEKLPGRKKGSGRGIRTPRTQGDLFQTRPDGKVQKHLKGNEPQAAAHMLELRSSLPPLAVGDPASGGITGPQRYFRLKSAGSSKQDVLGTQTDPTQPAADDIVRIDQPSITGASQSQETLKRHAAHLVAHKANDQEEDGDADKKGSCSNGGGLGHGSDGHIFNPTLVRPWRGHVLVQMSHNEDCGGNENQVLMLITDQTCLGSLSHQQAASEDLGSTTYDQPEKTRSTALPVLVAIQTLNDWRVLEKMLRGASESQGQAAEPCRKVSEGPATFSDLQEVLKNMAGSSSDQHGCSGLDPEHPPTSGDKHSTGTTSNLKFRPCRFNEGSELSPQEVPSDVDPSCFEEFVLVESDLVEPAKTRIDGAWVDSSGSPLVVKTNETRQIGRLGGSNIVPLEEIERHLKKHQIMTGFQSSKVGRLTEKAAEKIREFLLIGVQEGRIANPPQADQTPLWRSQGMKDLPAGDMDSCEEAGEKEATAEQLAGDQPAEDRPATRVLAAGQPATDQPAACQPAATIVDKHSDGLPNLRGGKVNNKTDCNIF; encoded by the exons ATGGGTTCCCATGGACCCAGGAGAAAGAGGATCCCGAAAAGGGACAAGCAGACGGGCGAGAACGGCGCTCTGAACCGGATCGCACGGGAG GCTGAGGCAGAGCTGGCAGCGACCCCAGCTGAGACAAAGGCGACCAGAGAAGTGAAGATGAAGGAGCTGGAGCAACAGCACAGAGAG GGTTCAAGGACAGCTTCAAGTCTTCCAGCCTTCACCCTCAACTCTCTGGGTGGAGCTTCATCTCCTGGAGGAAGCTGTGACAGGTTGTTCTCAATGGAGACGGAGGCGTCAGTCACAGACATAAGG GAGTCACTTTTGGAGATGCAGCAGAAATACCACCAGGCCACTGCGTCTAACGCACAGCTACGCAGAGACAGGTTGGCTCTCACATATCAGGTGGAAACGCTGAAGGAGGAGCTGAGCGAcatggaggagctgctgtggGAGTCACGACGACACTGTGACTGCACCAGCAAG GCGTTAGAGCGTCAGCGTCAGGATCACAGCTTGCTTCTGTTTCATTGTGAATGGCTGAAGGAAGCTCTGCAACGGACGGAGGAGCTGCTGACG gCATCAGAGGGGAAGAGACAAATCTCTGACATCGTTGGAATTGAACGTGATCGACTCAGAGAGGAGGTTGTCCTGCTCACAGGTTTACTGGAG AAACATGGCGTTGTTGTTACTCCTGAAATATTCACCAATTGGGATACaagacaaggcgaggatgaggatgatgtcaCCAGTGGAGGTGGAGACAATGTGCTCG GGAGGGTTGAAGACCAGCGGCCTGAAGGGGGCGTCGTTTCTACCAGTGACGAATTAGAACCATTGAAGGACAACGGGGACACAGTGGAAAAACTTCCAGGCAGAAAAAAGGGCTCAGGAAGGGGAATCAGAACTCCTAGAACTCAAGGGGATCTGTTTCAGACCAGACCTGATGGAAAAGTCCAGAAACATCTGAAGGGCAATGAGCCACAAGCTGCTGCTCACATGTTGGAGCTCAGATCCTCCCTTCCCCCATTAGCTGTTGGCGACCCGGCCTCTGGAGGCATAACTGGACCGCAGAGGTACTTCAGACTGAAGTCAGCTGGATCGTCAAAGCAGGACGTCCTGGGGACTCAAACAGATCCTACCCAGCCAGCTGCAGACGACATCGTCCGCATTGACCAACCGAGCATTACGGGAGCTTCTCAGAGTCAGGAGACACTAAAGAGACATGCTGCCCATTTGGTGGCACACAAGGCAAATgatcaggaggaagatggagacgCCGACAAGAAAGGGAGCTGCTCCAACGGAGGAGGACTGGGTCATGGTTCAGACGGACACATCTTCAATCCAACGCTGGTGAGGCCATGGAGAGGACATGTGCTTGTCCAGATGAGCCACAATGAAGACTGTGGTGGAAATGAAAACCAAGTTCTCATGCTGATCACGGACCAAACCTGTCTCGGTTCTCTAAGCCACCAGCAAGCAGCTTCAGAGGATCTAGGAAGTACCACATATGACCAACCAGAAAAGACCAGGTCCACCGCCTTGCCAGTGTTGGTTGCCATCCAGACGTTGAATGACTGGAGAGTTCTGGAAAAGATGCTGAGAGGAGCTTCTGAAAGTCAAGGTCAAGCAGCTGAACCCTGCAGAAAGGTTTCAGAAGGCCCAGCTACTTTCAGTGACCTCCAGGAGGTGCTAAAAAATATGGCAGGAAGTTCTTCAGATCAGCATGGATGTTCTGGGTTGGACCCTGAACATCCTCCAACAAGTGGCGACAAACATTCTACAGGAACGACTTCAAATCTTAAATTCCGTCCCTGCAGATTTAATGAAGGCAGTGAGTTGTCCCCACAAGAAGTGCCCTCTGACGTAGACCCCAGCTGCTTTGAAGAATTTGTTCTTGTTGAGTCTGACTTGGTGGAACCAGCCAAAACTAGAATCGATGGGGCTTGGGTCGACTCCTCAGGAAGTCCATTGGTGGTAAAAACAAACGAAACCAGACAGATTGGTCGTCTAGGAGGAAGCAACATTGTTCCCCTAGAGGAAATAGAGCGCCACCTGAAGAAGCATCAAATTATGACAGGCTTTCAAAGTTCAAAGGTCGGAAGGCTGACTGAGAAAGCTGCAGAGAAAATCAGAGAATTTTTATTGATTGGTGTCCAAGAAGGTAGAATTGCTAACCCTCCACAGGCTGATCAGACCCCCCTGTGGAGGAGCCAGGGTATGAAGGACCTGCCAGCTGGAGACATGGACAGCTGCGAAGAGGCTGGCGAGAAGGAAGCAACAGCAGAACAACTGGCAGGAGATCAACCAGCGGAAGATCGACCGGCAACACGTGTACTGGCAGCAGGACAGCCGGCAACAGATCAACCAGCAGCATGTCAACCGGCAGCAACCATTGTGGATAAACACTCAGACGGTCTTCCAAACTTGAGAGGAGGGAAAGTCAACAATAAAACCGACTGCAACATTTTCTGA
- the LOC137591266 gene encoding uncharacterized protein isoform X2, which produces METEASVTDIRESLLEMQQKYHQATASNAQLRRDRLALTYQVETLKEELSDMEELLWESRRHCDCTSKALERQRQDHSLLLFHCEWLKEALQRTEELLTASEGKRQISDIVGIERDRLREEVVLLTGLLEKHGVVVTPEIFTNWDTRQGEDEDDVTSGGGDNVLGRVEDQRPEGGVVSTSDELEPLKDNGDTVEKLPGRKKGSGRGIRTPRTQGDLFQTRPDGKVQKHLKGNEPQAAAHMLELRSSLPPLAVGDPASGGITGPQRYFRLKSAGSSKQDVLGTQTDPTQPAADDIVRIDQPSITGASQSQETLKRHAAHLVAHKANDQEEDGDADKKGSCSNGGGLGHGSDGHIFNPTLVRPWRGHVLVQMSHNEDCGGNENQVLMLITDQTCLGSLSHQQAASEDLGSTTYDQPEKTRSTALPVLVAIQTLNDWRVLEKMLRGASESQGQAAEPCRKVSEGPATFSDLQEVLKNMAGSSSDQHGCSGLDPEHPPTSGDKHSTGTTSNLKFRPCRFNEGSELSPQEVPSDVDPSCFEEFVLVESDLVEPAKTRIDGAWVDSSGSPLVVKTNETRQIGRLGGSNIVPLEEIERHLKKHQIMTGFQSSKVGRLTEKAAEKIREFLLIGVQEGRIANPPQADQTPLWRSQGMKDLPAGDMDSCEEAGEKEATAEQLAGDQPAEDRPATRVLAAGQPATDQPAACQPAATIVDKHSDGLPNLRGGKVNNKTDCNIF; this is translated from the exons ATGGAGACGGAGGCGTCAGTCACAGACATAAGG GAGTCACTTTTGGAGATGCAGCAGAAATACCACCAGGCCACTGCGTCTAACGCACAGCTACGCAGAGACAGGTTGGCTCTCACATATCAGGTGGAAACGCTGAAGGAGGAGCTGAGCGAcatggaggagctgctgtggGAGTCACGACGACACTGTGACTGCACCAGCAAG GCGTTAGAGCGTCAGCGTCAGGATCACAGCTTGCTTCTGTTTCATTGTGAATGGCTGAAGGAAGCTCTGCAACGGACGGAGGAGCTGCTGACG gCATCAGAGGGGAAGAGACAAATCTCTGACATCGTTGGAATTGAACGTGATCGACTCAGAGAGGAGGTTGTCCTGCTCACAGGTTTACTGGAG AAACATGGCGTTGTTGTTACTCCTGAAATATTCACCAATTGGGATACaagacaaggcgaggatgaggatgatgtcaCCAGTGGAGGTGGAGACAATGTGCTCG GGAGGGTTGAAGACCAGCGGCCTGAAGGGGGCGTCGTTTCTACCAGTGACGAATTAGAACCATTGAAGGACAACGGGGACACAGTGGAAAAACTTCCAGGCAGAAAAAAGGGCTCAGGAAGGGGAATCAGAACTCCTAGAACTCAAGGGGATCTGTTTCAGACCAGACCTGATGGAAAAGTCCAGAAACATCTGAAGGGCAATGAGCCACAAGCTGCTGCTCACATGTTGGAGCTCAGATCCTCCCTTCCCCCATTAGCTGTTGGCGACCCGGCCTCTGGAGGCATAACTGGACCGCAGAGGTACTTCAGACTGAAGTCAGCTGGATCGTCAAAGCAGGACGTCCTGGGGACTCAAACAGATCCTACCCAGCCAGCTGCAGACGACATCGTCCGCATTGACCAACCGAGCATTACGGGAGCTTCTCAGAGTCAGGAGACACTAAAGAGACATGCTGCCCATTTGGTGGCACACAAGGCAAATgatcaggaggaagatggagacgCCGACAAGAAAGGGAGCTGCTCCAACGGAGGAGGACTGGGTCATGGTTCAGACGGACACATCTTCAATCCAACGCTGGTGAGGCCATGGAGAGGACATGTGCTTGTCCAGATGAGCCACAATGAAGACTGTGGTGGAAATGAAAACCAAGTTCTCATGCTGATCACGGACCAAACCTGTCTCGGTTCTCTAAGCCACCAGCAAGCAGCTTCAGAGGATCTAGGAAGTACCACATATGACCAACCAGAAAAGACCAGGTCCACCGCCTTGCCAGTGTTGGTTGCCATCCAGACGTTGAATGACTGGAGAGTTCTGGAAAAGATGCTGAGAGGAGCTTCTGAAAGTCAAGGTCAAGCAGCTGAACCCTGCAGAAAGGTTTCAGAAGGCCCAGCTACTTTCAGTGACCTCCAGGAGGTGCTAAAAAATATGGCAGGAAGTTCTTCAGATCAGCATGGATGTTCTGGGTTGGACCCTGAACATCCTCCAACAAGTGGCGACAAACATTCTACAGGAACGACTTCAAATCTTAAATTCCGTCCCTGCAGATTTAATGAAGGCAGTGAGTTGTCCCCACAAGAAGTGCCCTCTGACGTAGACCCCAGCTGCTTTGAAGAATTTGTTCTTGTTGAGTCTGACTTGGTGGAACCAGCCAAAACTAGAATCGATGGGGCTTGGGTCGACTCCTCAGGAAGTCCATTGGTGGTAAAAACAAACGAAACCAGACAGATTGGTCGTCTAGGAGGAAGCAACATTGTTCCCCTAGAGGAAATAGAGCGCCACCTGAAGAAGCATCAAATTATGACAGGCTTTCAAAGTTCAAAGGTCGGAAGGCTGACTGAGAAAGCTGCAGAGAAAATCAGAGAATTTTTATTGATTGGTGTCCAAGAAGGTAGAATTGCTAACCCTCCACAGGCTGATCAGACCCCCCTGTGGAGGAGCCAGGGTATGAAGGACCTGCCAGCTGGAGACATGGACAGCTGCGAAGAGGCTGGCGAGAAGGAAGCAACAGCAGAACAACTGGCAGGAGATCAACCAGCGGAAGATCGACCGGCAACACGTGTACTGGCAGCAGGACAGCCGGCAACAGATCAACCAGCAGCATGTCAACCGGCAGCAACCATTGTGGATAAACACTCAGACGGTCTTCCAAACTTGAGAGGAGGGAAAGTCAACAATAAAACCGACTGCAACATTTTCTGA
- the mlpha gene encoding melanophilin a isoform X2, with product MERKLDLSRLTDEEAKHVWGVIQRDFTLRKTEEERIGELRTRIQKEDSKRELLGSQSHLSDSLCICCLQPFKFLVNSKRQCLDCNMFTCKSCSRYNKKEHGWVCDSCRMTRVVKIGTAGWYHDNVRNRFKRFGSAKVMRSLYKRLNGDGGRDDDTQSMPDFRSQLYNGMEDEHGEGDAQRYRAMRKSKRLLSVHPLDFDPEDYFPRSRRASMQMQEDRVHRNDVDYDMYTHRMNRRRSLDRYAMRLDEYADNRMVPTRSLSKISSSVARQQYVDTSDEDEYPRYPPMYHQPPYRRRNSRASSQENLGQAPPMNELNKRMFAIEGLLSRLEEKMTTGDEPSSGQNEEEKLRRKLSELAGTLSDRVLSSDEDTRKKSISMGKGPAGIRGGPVAALDSVKDKDLSSSSDEMPTEAQKRSTAAALCDLTTEVLRTINATENAMVEYGLSEPVDRSNVVATDAKQADDAFRELEENVYMAAGKSYELETKLQKLEQSATSRFGGTADSELSELEDVVALTAARVQSAESEVSDIESKIAALNTTGSKKKGSGSYQKKKSLLDSKNSNGVQRKSSNMY from the exons ATGGAGCGTAAACTGGATTTGTCCCGTCTGACGGACGAGGAGGCCAAACATGTGTGGGGGGTGATCCAACGTGACTTTACCCTTCGTAAGACCGAGGAGGAGCGGATCGG GGAGCTCAGAACCAGGATCCAGAAGGAGGACTCCAAGCGGGAGCTGCTGGGCTCTCAGAGCCACCTCTCCGACTCGCTTTGCATCTGCTGCCTGCAGCCCTTCAAATTCCTGGTCAACAGCAAGCGTCAGTGTTTAGACTGCAACATGTTCACCTGCAAGTCCTGCAGCCGCTACAACAAGAAGGAGCACGGCTGGGTGTGTGACAGCTGCCGCATGACCAG GGTGGTGAAGATTGGTACAGCTGGCTGGTACCATGACAACGTCAGGAACCGCTTCAAACGCTTTGGCAGCGCCAAGGTGATGAGGTCGCTCTACAAAAGGTTGAATGGAGATG GTGGACGTGATGACGACACCCAAAGCATGCCGGACTTCCGCAGTC AGTTGTATAACGGCATGGAGGATGAGCATGGGGAGGGCGACGCCCAGCGATACAGAGCG ATGAGGAAGAGTAAACGTCTGCTGTCGGTTCATCCTCTGGACTTTGACCCAGAGGACTATTTCCCTCGTTCTCGACGAGCGTCCATGCAG ATGCAGGAGGACCGGGTTCACAGGAATGATGTGGACTATGACATGTACACCCACCGGATGAACCGCAGGAGAAGTCTGGACCGCTACGCCATGAGACTTG ATGAATATGCAGACAACCGAATGGTCCCGACTCGCTCGCTGTCTAAGATCAGCTCATCGGTGGCTCGTCAGCAGTATGTCGACACCTCAGATGAAGACGAGTATCCCAGATACCCCCCCATGTACCACCAACCCCCCTATCGCCGCCGGAACAGTAGAGCCTCCTCCCAGGAGAACCTGGGCCAAGCGCCGCCT ATGAATGAGTTGAACAAAAGGATGTTTGCTATCGAGGGCCTGCTCAGCCGCCTGGAGGAGAAGATGACGACCGGTGACGAG CCTTCATCAGgtcagaatgaggaggagaagctgaggAGGAAGCTGAGTGAGCTGGCAGGTACTCTGAGTGACCGGGTCCTGTCGTCTGATGAAGATACTAGAAAGAAGTCCATTTCCATGGGGAAAGGTCCAGCAGGCATCAGGGGAGGTCCGGTGGCCGCTCTGGACTCTGTGAAGGACAAAGACTTGAGCTCGTCCAGCGACGAGATGCCGACGGAGGCCCAGAAG AGATCAACTGCTGCCGCCCTATGTGATCTCACCACTGAGGTCCTGAGAACCATTAACGCCACAGAAAACGCAATGGTCGAGTACGGCCTCTCAGAGCCGGTCGACCGGTCCAACGTAGTAGCAACCGATGCTAAGCAGGCAGACGATGCTTTCAGGGAACTTGAGGAAAAT GTGTACATGGCAGCAGGGAAATCATACGAACTGGAGACCAAGCTACAAAAACTTGAGCAAAGTGCCACGAGTCGTTTCGGAGGGACAGCCGACTCAGAGTTGTCGGAGCTGGAGGACGTGGTGGCGCTGACCGCCGCCAGAGTCCAGAGCGCTGAGAGCGAG GTGTCTGACATCGAGAGTAAGATTGCTGCTCTGAACACCACTGGCTCCAAGAAGAAG GGTTCTGGATCTTACCAGAAGAAGAAATCACTGCTGGACTCCA AAAACTCCAACGGAGTGCAGCGGAAATCATCCAACATGTACTGA
- the mlpha gene encoding melanophilin a isoform X1, translating to MERKLDLSRLTDEEAKHVWGVIQRDFTLRKTEEERIGELRTRIQKEDSKRELLGSQSHLSDSLCICCLQPFKFLVNSKRQCLDCNMFTCKSCSRYNKKEHGWVCDSCRMTRVVKIGTAGWYHDNVRNRFKRFGSAKVMRSLYKRLNGDGGRDDDTQSMPDFRSRLELYNGMEDEHGEGDAQRYRAMRKSKRLLSVHPLDFDPEDYFPRSRRASMQMQEDRVHRNDVDYDMYTHRMNRRRSLDRYAMRLDEYADNRMVPTRSLSKISSSVARQQYVDTSDEDEYPRYPPMYHQPPYRRRNSRASSQENLGQAPPMNELNKRMFAIEGLLSRLEEKMTTGDEPSSGQNEEEKLRRKLSELAGTLSDRVLSSDEDTRKKSISMGKGPAGIRGGPVAALDSVKDKDLSSSSDEMPTEAQKRSTAAALCDLTTEVLRTINATENAMVEYGLSEPVDRSNVVATDAKQADDAFRELEENVYMAAGKSYELETKLQKLEQSATSRFGGTADSELSELEDVVALTAARVQSAESEVSDIESKIAALNTTGSKKKGSGSYQKKKSLLDSKNSNGVQRKSSNMY from the exons ATGGAGCGTAAACTGGATTTGTCCCGTCTGACGGACGAGGAGGCCAAACATGTGTGGGGGGTGATCCAACGTGACTTTACCCTTCGTAAGACCGAGGAGGAGCGGATCGG GGAGCTCAGAACCAGGATCCAGAAGGAGGACTCCAAGCGGGAGCTGCTGGGCTCTCAGAGCCACCTCTCCGACTCGCTTTGCATCTGCTGCCTGCAGCCCTTCAAATTCCTGGTCAACAGCAAGCGTCAGTGTTTAGACTGCAACATGTTCACCTGCAAGTCCTGCAGCCGCTACAACAAGAAGGAGCACGGCTGGGTGTGTGACAGCTGCCGCATGACCAG GGTGGTGAAGATTGGTACAGCTGGCTGGTACCATGACAACGTCAGGAACCGCTTCAAACGCTTTGGCAGCGCCAAGGTGATGAGGTCGCTCTACAAAAGGTTGAATGGAGATG GTGGACGTGATGACGACACCCAAAGCATGCCGGACTTCCGCAGTC GTTTAGAGTTGTATAACGGCATGGAGGATGAGCATGGGGAGGGCGACGCCCAGCGATACAGAGCG ATGAGGAAGAGTAAACGTCTGCTGTCGGTTCATCCTCTGGACTTTGACCCAGAGGACTATTTCCCTCGTTCTCGACGAGCGTCCATGCAG ATGCAGGAGGACCGGGTTCACAGGAATGATGTGGACTATGACATGTACACCCACCGGATGAACCGCAGGAGAAGTCTGGACCGCTACGCCATGAGACTTG ATGAATATGCAGACAACCGAATGGTCCCGACTCGCTCGCTGTCTAAGATCAGCTCATCGGTGGCTCGTCAGCAGTATGTCGACACCTCAGATGAAGACGAGTATCCCAGATACCCCCCCATGTACCACCAACCCCCCTATCGCCGCCGGAACAGTAGAGCCTCCTCCCAGGAGAACCTGGGCCAAGCGCCGCCT ATGAATGAGTTGAACAAAAGGATGTTTGCTATCGAGGGCCTGCTCAGCCGCCTGGAGGAGAAGATGACGACCGGTGACGAG CCTTCATCAGgtcagaatgaggaggagaagctgaggAGGAAGCTGAGTGAGCTGGCAGGTACTCTGAGTGACCGGGTCCTGTCGTCTGATGAAGATACTAGAAAGAAGTCCATTTCCATGGGGAAAGGTCCAGCAGGCATCAGGGGAGGTCCGGTGGCCGCTCTGGACTCTGTGAAGGACAAAGACTTGAGCTCGTCCAGCGACGAGATGCCGACGGAGGCCCAGAAG AGATCAACTGCTGCCGCCCTATGTGATCTCACCACTGAGGTCCTGAGAACCATTAACGCCACAGAAAACGCAATGGTCGAGTACGGCCTCTCAGAGCCGGTCGACCGGTCCAACGTAGTAGCAACCGATGCTAAGCAGGCAGACGATGCTTTCAGGGAACTTGAGGAAAAT GTGTACATGGCAGCAGGGAAATCATACGAACTGGAGACCAAGCTACAAAAACTTGAGCAAAGTGCCACGAGTCGTTTCGGAGGGACAGCCGACTCAGAGTTGTCGGAGCTGGAGGACGTGGTGGCGCTGACCGCCGCCAGAGTCCAGAGCGCTGAGAGCGAG GTGTCTGACATCGAGAGTAAGATTGCTGCTCTGAACACCACTGGCTCCAAGAAGAAG GGTTCTGGATCTTACCAGAAGAAGAAATCACTGCTGGACTCCA AAAACTCCAACGGAGTGCAGCGGAAATCATCCAACATGTACTGA
- the mlpha gene encoding melanophilin a isoform X3, giving the protein MERKLDLSRLTDEEAKHVWGVIQRDFTLRKTEEERIGELRTRIQKEDSKRELLGSQSHLSDSLCICCLQPFKFLVNSKRQCLDCNMFTCKSCSRYNKKEHGWVCDSCRMTRVVKIGTAGWYHDNVRNRFKRFGSAKVMRSLYKRLNGDGGRDDDTQSMPDFRSRLELYNGMEDEHGEGDAQRYRAMRKSKRLLSVHPLDFDPEDYFPRSRRASMQMQEDRVHRNDVDYDMYTHRMNRRRSLDRYAMRLDEYADNRMVPTRSLSKISSSVARQQYVDTSDEDEYPRYPPMYHQPPYRRRNSRASSQENLGQAPPMNELNKRMFAIEGLLSRLEEKMTTGDEPSSGQNEEEKLRRKLSELAGTLSDRVLSSDEDTRKKSISMGKGPAGIRGGPVAALDSVKDKDLSSSSDEMPTEAQKVYMAAGKSYELETKLQKLEQSATSRFGGTADSELSELEDVVALTAARVQSAESEVSDIESKIAALNTTGSKKKGSGSYQKKKSLLDSKNSNGVQRKSSNMY; this is encoded by the exons ATGGAGCGTAAACTGGATTTGTCCCGTCTGACGGACGAGGAGGCCAAACATGTGTGGGGGGTGATCCAACGTGACTTTACCCTTCGTAAGACCGAGGAGGAGCGGATCGG GGAGCTCAGAACCAGGATCCAGAAGGAGGACTCCAAGCGGGAGCTGCTGGGCTCTCAGAGCCACCTCTCCGACTCGCTTTGCATCTGCTGCCTGCAGCCCTTCAAATTCCTGGTCAACAGCAAGCGTCAGTGTTTAGACTGCAACATGTTCACCTGCAAGTCCTGCAGCCGCTACAACAAGAAGGAGCACGGCTGGGTGTGTGACAGCTGCCGCATGACCAG GGTGGTGAAGATTGGTACAGCTGGCTGGTACCATGACAACGTCAGGAACCGCTTCAAACGCTTTGGCAGCGCCAAGGTGATGAGGTCGCTCTACAAAAGGTTGAATGGAGATG GTGGACGTGATGACGACACCCAAAGCATGCCGGACTTCCGCAGTC GTTTAGAGTTGTATAACGGCATGGAGGATGAGCATGGGGAGGGCGACGCCCAGCGATACAGAGCG ATGAGGAAGAGTAAACGTCTGCTGTCGGTTCATCCTCTGGACTTTGACCCAGAGGACTATTTCCCTCGTTCTCGACGAGCGTCCATGCAG ATGCAGGAGGACCGGGTTCACAGGAATGATGTGGACTATGACATGTACACCCACCGGATGAACCGCAGGAGAAGTCTGGACCGCTACGCCATGAGACTTG ATGAATATGCAGACAACCGAATGGTCCCGACTCGCTCGCTGTCTAAGATCAGCTCATCGGTGGCTCGTCAGCAGTATGTCGACACCTCAGATGAAGACGAGTATCCCAGATACCCCCCCATGTACCACCAACCCCCCTATCGCCGCCGGAACAGTAGAGCCTCCTCCCAGGAGAACCTGGGCCAAGCGCCGCCT ATGAATGAGTTGAACAAAAGGATGTTTGCTATCGAGGGCCTGCTCAGCCGCCTGGAGGAGAAGATGACGACCGGTGACGAG CCTTCATCAGgtcagaatgaggaggagaagctgaggAGGAAGCTGAGTGAGCTGGCAGGTACTCTGAGTGACCGGGTCCTGTCGTCTGATGAAGATACTAGAAAGAAGTCCATTTCCATGGGGAAAGGTCCAGCAGGCATCAGGGGAGGTCCGGTGGCCGCTCTGGACTCTGTGAAGGACAAAGACTTGAGCTCGTCCAGCGACGAGATGCCGACGGAGGCCCAGAAG GTGTACATGGCAGCAGGGAAATCATACGAACTGGAGACCAAGCTACAAAAACTTGAGCAAAGTGCCACGAGTCGTTTCGGAGGGACAGCCGACTCAGAGTTGTCGGAGCTGGAGGACGTGGTGGCGCTGACCGCCGCCAGAGTCCAGAGCGCTGAGAGCGAG GTGTCTGACATCGAGAGTAAGATTGCTGCTCTGAACACCACTGGCTCCAAGAAGAAG GGTTCTGGATCTTACCAGAAGAAGAAATCACTGCTGGACTCCA AAAACTCCAACGGAGTGCAGCGGAAATCATCCAACATGTACTGA